In Candidatus Manganitrophus noduliformans, the genomic stretch GACGCGCAAGTCGGTGGAAGTGGTCATCCATGATTCCGGAGAGGGGATCGCGCCGGAGAACATGAGACGGATCTTCGAGCCCCTCTTCACCACCAAAGCGCGCGGGGTCGGTTTGGGACTCCCCCTGGCCAAGCAGTATATCGAGGCGAACCACGGCGAGATCAACGTAGAGAGCCGGGTCGGCATCGGAACCACCTTCCGCGTCTCCTTCCCCCGGCTTCAAGCCGCATAATCAAAAATCCCAAAGACGTTATTCGTTATACGTTGTTCGTTATTCGTAAACGGAAAAGATTTACGTCACGAATAACCATTCACGAATAGCGTCTTTTTCGTTTCACGATCCCTCTCACGGATCGACCGTGATGGCGGCCGACGCGATCGTCGTCGCCCCGTCCGGGTCGGTGACGGTCAACGTGGCGACGAACTCGCCGGGGCGCTCGTAGGTGTGTCGGGCGGTCGGCGCGTAGAACGGCGGGGAGCCGTCCCCGAAATTCCAAGTATAAAAAGTAATCCACCCGTCGGGGTCCTCCGATCTCGTGCCGCTGAAGGCGACCGTAAACGGCGCGGCCCCTCTTCTCGCGGTGGTCGTCATTTGAGCGATCGGCGGCGAATTGTCGTCGGTGACGGTCAGGACCGCCGACTGGCTCGGGGGGGCATCGTCCAATGGCGTGAAGACGGGAGGGTCGGGAGGCGCGACCGTCACCGTGACGGCGGCCTCTCCGGGCGCCAGCGCGGTGGCGAGCCCGCGCTGATCGACCGAGACGATTTCCGGGGCGCTCGAACTCCAGGAGAAGAGGATGCCGTGAAGCGTTCTGCCGTCGGGATCTTTCGCCGTCGCGGTGAACCGGGCCTGGTTGCCGACGAAGAGGATCCGATGTGTGCCGGTCACATCGATCGAGGCGATGGGGGGGGCTTCGGGCGGGACGACGACCGTGAGGGCGGCGGGGTTGCTGACATCGTCCCCAAAAGACGCCGTCAGCGTCGCCGTCCCTTCTTGCAGTCCCGTTACCCAACCGTCGGACGAAACCGACGCGGCCGTCGGGTTGTCGATCTTCCAGATCAGGTTGATCCCGGTCAGCACCTCCCCCTGGCCGTTGAGGACGGTTGCCGCGAATTGCTCCTCGCCGCCGATGCCGAGAATAGCCGAATTCGGCGCAATATGAATCTGCGCAATGTCCGGGGGGGCGAGCTCCTGCAGGGGGGCGGGCCGGGGGGAAGAATCCTCGCCGCAGCCGATGAGAAACAAGAAAAGGAAAAGGGGAACGGCGGTTCGAAGCGGTTGCAGCAGACCCATTCGAGGTGAGCTCATCGAGTGAAGCAATCCGAACCGGTTCACGCGTTTTCTTCCTTGGAAGAAGGTTTTACATCCGCTCGTGGCGCTGCCGTGAGAAAGCCTACGGTTGAGAAAGAGCAAGGATGGTGCCGCCGATCAAAGCCGAAAAGAAGCGATGGTTTGTTCCTCTTCAAGGTCGATCCCCTCTTTTTTGCAAACGAATTGCAAACCGCTTCACGGAGAAGAAAGGGGGGGCGCATTCTTCCATTCGATCTCTGGTCAGTTCTCGTCATTACCCAACGGAAGGAGAGCGGCCTAACCCATTAGAGGAATTGCTGCCGGAGAACTCAACATCGTATCGTGGAAGGTAATACTGATGAAGGGAGAGGCGCATCGCAATCGATTGATAGAGGTGAAGGTTCGGCCATCATGCGGAAGTGGGTTGGAGTTCTGTTGGCGCTTTTGGTAATTGGGGTGGCGATTATTTGGGGGGCTTTATACGCGCAGTCGACCGCCGATTTTATGGGGCACGATCGCCAGCCGATCGCCTTCAGCCATCAACGCCACGCGGGGGAGCTTCAGATCGACTGCCTCTTCTGCCATCGCGGGGCCCGCATCTCCCCCGTCGCATCGGTTCCTTCCGTTTATCTCTGCATGACCTGTCATCGGTCCTTGAAAGAGCAGACCCCGGAGACGGAAAAACTGCTGGCCTATTGGAACGATAAGGAGCCGATTCCGTGGGTCCGGCTGCAGCGTCTTCCCGATTTTGTCCAATTCACGCACGAAATGCACCTGGACGCCGGCTTTCAATGCGCCGACTGCCACGGAGAGGTCGAGCGGATGTCGCAGACGCCCCGGGCCGCCACCTTTGAAATGGGGTGGTGCATCGACTGCCACGAGCGGAACGGGGCCTCGCTCGACTGTTTTACCTGTCATTATTAGAACGGATCGTCTAGATGGATTTGAAGCGGCGTGACTTCTTGAAGGTGGTTGGGTTGGGGGCGGCGGGGTCGATGCTTCCCGGATGCGGGGGAGAGACGGCGAAGCTGATCCCCTATGTCTTGCCGGATGAGGAAATCGTTCCGGGGGTCGCCAACTGGTACGCCTCGGTCTGCCGGGAATGCGAGGCGGGGTGCGGGATCATCGTCCGGGTGATGGAGGGGCGGGCGAGGAAGATCGAGGGGAATCCCGACCATCCGTTGAATCGGGGAAAGCTCTGCGCCCTGGGGCAGGCGAGCCTGCAAGGTCTCTACAACCCCGATCGGATCCGCGGCCCCCTTCAGCGCGACGGCGAACGGGGGGAGGGGCGTTTCAAGCCGATCCCTTGGGAAGAGGCGATGTCGCGCTGGGTGTCGGCGCTTCAAAAACATCCGGGCGGCGCCGTTCTGATCAGCCGGCCGGTCCCGGGGACGCTGGCCGGTCTCTTCTCCACCTTCATGAAGGAAATTTCGGGAACGGTTTTCTTTTATGAACCGTCGGCGGAGCGGCCGTTGCGGGCGGCGAATCGGAAAAGTTTCGGGATCGATTTTCTTCCCGACTACGATCTGGCGAACACGACCTATCTTCTCTCCTTCGGGGCGCCGTTTCTCTCTCATTGGCTCTCCCCGGTTCATTTCGGCGCGGCCTATGGTCGGATGCGCCAGGGCCGGCCTGAGGTCCGGGGCCGGTTCGTTCAGGTGGAGCCGCGTCTCTC encodes the following:
- a CDS encoding PKD domain-containing protein, with amino-acid sequence MSSPRMGLLQPLRTAVPLFLFLFLIGCGEDSSPRPAPLQELAPPDIAQIHIAPNSAILGIGGEEQFAATVLNGQGEVLTGINLIWKIDNPTAASVSSDGWVTGLQEGTATLTASFGDDVSNPAALTVVVPPEAPPIASIDVTGTHRILFVGNQARFTATAKDPDGRTLHGILFSWSSSAPEIVSVDQRGLATALAPGEAAVTVTVAPPDPPVFTPLDDAPPSQSAVLTVTDDNSPPIAQMTTTARRGAAPFTVAFSGTRSEDPDGWITFYTWNFGDGSPPFYAPTARHTYERPGEFVATLTVTDPDGATTIASAAITVDP
- a CDS encoding cytochrome c3 family protein, whose amino-acid sequence is MRKWVGVLLALLVIGVAIIWGALYAQSTADFMGHDRQPIAFSHQRHAGELQIDCLFCHRGARISPVASVPSVYLCMTCHRSLKEQTPETEKLLAYWNDKEPIPWVRLQRLPDFVQFTHEMHLDAGFQCADCHGEVERMSQTPRAATFEMGWCIDCHERNGASLDCFTCHY